Proteins from one Podarcis raffonei isolate rPodRaf1 chromosome 1, rPodRaf1.pri, whole genome shotgun sequence genomic window:
- the LOC128408551 gene encoding cytochrome P450 2H2-like, producing MQFLIMETWGGPGIFLLLCAACLFFLSVRRKAPGRQRLPPGPQPLPWVGNILQLDTKDFPRSLEKLSQRYGPIFTIYLGSQRVVVLYGHEVAQEALLAQGDSFGARGSNPILAKTANGTGIGFSNGETWRQLRQFAVATLGSLEVGKRSFEERIQEEARFLVERLRNTNARPFDPSRFLSQATANILCSVSFGSRFDYEDEEFLGFIHLVQENALLQSSPMTKLYNIFPTILEYFPGSHKKIFKNTEELKRFILRRVKRHQETTKPSQPQDFIDAFLVKMEQEKQNSGSVFDLQGLVRSILDLFIGGAESTSLTLSYALLTLMKHPEVKEKVHQEIDTVIGSSRSPCMADLGKMPYTDAVIHEIHRTLALVPLNLPHATTKDTLFRQYFIPKGTTVFPALKPSLHDSREFPNPLQFDPGHFLDDNGGLKESKFFIPLSVGQRACIGKKLVDMTIFVALTSILQHFDLVPLVAPEDLDASPAPAFLTMVPKAYRLRVAPR from the exons ATGCAGTTTTTGATCATGGAGACTTGGGGGGGCCCTGGCATATTTCTTCTGCTATGTGCtgcttgcctcttcttcctctcagTCCGGAGGAAGGCGCCTGGCCGCCAGAGGCTCCCTCCAGGCCCCCAGCCCCTGCCCTGGGTGGGGAACATCCTGCAGCTGGACACCAAGGACTTCCCCAGATCTTTGGAGAAG CTCAGCCAGAGGTACGGGCCCATCTTCACCATCTACCTGGGCTCTCAACGGGTCGTGGTGCTCTATGGGCACGAAGTGGCGCAGGAGGCCTTGCTGGCCCAGGGAGACTCCTTTGGGGCCAGAGGAAGCAACCCCATTCTGGCTAAAACAGCCAATGGAACAG GAATTGGCTTCAGCAACGGGGAGACGTGGAGGCAGCTGCGGCAGTTTGCTGTTGCCACCTTGGGCAGCTTGGAGGTGGGGAAAAGGAGCTTTGAGGAGAGGATCCAGGAGGAGGCGAGGTTCCTGGTGGAGAGACTCAGAAACACAAATG CAAGGCCCTTCGACCCATCTCGCTTCCTCAGCCAGGCAACTGCCAACATCCTCTGCTCAGTTTCCTTTGGCAGTCGTTTTGACTATGAAGACGAGGAGTTCCTGGGATTCATCCACCTGGTTCAAGAAAATGCTCTTCTTCAGTCCAGCCCAATGACAAAG CTGTACAATATTTTCCCGACAATCCTGGAATACTTCCCTGGATCTCACAAGAagatatttaaaaatacagaGGAGTTAAAGCGTTTCATCTTAAGGCGGGTGAAAAGACACCAGGAGACCACGAAGCCCAGCCAGCCTCAGGACTTCATTGATGCCTTTCTCGTCAAGAtggagcag GAGAAGCAGAACAGTGGGTCAGTGTTTGATCTTCAAGGTTTGGTGAGGAGCATCTTAGACCTTTTCATTGGAGGAGCAGAATCCACCAGCCTCACCCTGAGTTACGCCCTCCTGACTCTCATGAAGCACCCAGAGGTCAAAG AGAAAGTTCATCAAGAAATTGATACTGTGATTGGCTCATCACGAAGTCCTTGCATGGCGGATCTGGGAAAGATGCCCTACACAGATGCTGTGATCCATGAGATCCATCGAACCCTGGCGCTTGTGCCACTGAATCTGCCACATGCAACCACAAAGGACACTCTCTTCAGGCAATACTTCATCCCCAAG GGCACCACAGTCTTCCCGGCTCTGAAGCCTTCGCTGCACGACAGCAGAGAATTCCCCAACCCACTGCAGTTTGATCCTGGGCATTTCCTGGATGATAACGGAGGCCTGAAGGAGAGCAAATTCTTCATCCCACTTTCCGTAG GCCAGCGGGCCTGTATTGGCAAGAAGCTGGTGGACATGACCATCTTTGTGGCCTTGACATCCATCCTGCAACACTTTGACCTGGTCCCTCTTGTGGCTCCTGAGGACCTCGATGCCTCGCCAGCACCAGCATTCCTGACAATGGTCCCCAAAGCCTACCGGCTCCGCGTTGCCCCTCGCTGA
- the CWF19L1 gene encoding CWF19-like protein 1 isoform X2 codes for MAPGGALRVLVCGDVEGRLGSLYSRVQAAQSKSGPFDLLLCVGNFFGSAQDPEWQEYQAGAKKAPIQTYVLGANNSETAQCFPDASGCELAENITYLGRKGVFSGASGLQIAYLSGTESTGGEPTPAHCFSTKDVTDLKTSLLSASKFKGVDILLTSSWPKGVEIFGNSPGDIDTKKCGSGLVSLLAASLKPRYHFAALQKVYYERLPYRNHTVLQEAAQHVSRFIALAGVGNSDKRKYLYAFSILPMSSMEPAELVKQPQDVTENPYRRPGGSKSCAHLLLDEKEEPAPQFFFDLSSKPKGRKRRPEGGEGQQPKRAPGKPPLPTAACWFCLASPEVEKHLVVSIGTHVVPVPLNCCTTEDLKEAFIVQAEEQRIELLEIPEHSALKQIVQPGTPYFYVELDNGEKLFHRIRKSFPLQFGREVLASEAILAMPGRADWRSCQAGQEEEATAAQDFRQAFEPFDLAQED; via the exons GGAGGCGCCCTGAGAGT gCTGGTCTGCGGGGACGTGGAGGGTCGCCTGGGCTCCCTGTACAGCCGCGTCCAGGCGGCGCAGAGCAAGAGCGGCCCCTTCGAC CTCCTCTTGTGCGTGGGGAACTTCTTCGGCTCGGCCCAAGACCCAGAATGGCAGGAATACCAGGCAGGAGCCAAGAAAG CTCCTATACAGACATACGTCTTGGGTGCCAACAACAGTGAAACAGCACAATGTTTTCCAGATGCCAGCGGATGCGAACTAGCGGAGAACATCACTTACCTTG GACGTAAAGGGGTCTTCAGCGGAGCCTCTGGGCTGCAGATTGCCTACCTCAGTGGGACTGAGTCCACAGGGGGGGAACCAACTCCAGCCCACTGCTTCAGCACCAAGGATGTGACTGATCTCAAAACCTCCCTGCTGTCTGCCTCTAAGTTCAAAGGTGTAGACATCTTGTTGACATCTTCTTGGCCTAAAGGAGTAGAAATCTTTGGAAATAGCCCT GGTGACATAGACACTAAGAAATGTGGCTCCGGCCTGGTGTCTTTACTAGCTGCGAGTCTGAAACCACGGTACCATTTTGCTGCCCTGCAAAAGGTCTATTACGAAAGGCTTCCCTACAG GAACCACACGGTTCTCCAGGAGGCAGCCCAGCATGTCAGCAGGTTCATCGCCTTGGCCGGGGTCGGCAATTCCGACAAGAGGAAG TATCTCTACGCCTTCAGCATCCTCCCAATGAGCTCCATGGAGCCTGCAGAGCTGGTCAAGCAGCCGCAAGATGTGACGGAGAACCCCTATCGAAGGCCTGGGGGCAGCAAGAGCTGTGCCCACCTGCTGCTGGATGAAAAG GAGGAGCCGGCTCCCCAGTTCTTCTTTGACTTAAGCAGCAAGCCAAAAGGAAGGAAGCGCAGaccagaaggtggggaggggcagCAGCCCAAGCGTGCCCCCGGCAAGCCCC CCCTGCCAACGGCCGCCTGCTGGTTTTGCCTCGCCAGCCCAGAAGTCGAGAAGCATTTGGTGGTGAGCATCGGCACGCAC GTGGTTCCTGTTCCCCTGAACTGCTGCACCACGGAAGACCTCAAGGAGGCCTTCATCGTCCAGGCAGAAGAGCAGCGGATCGAGTTGCTGGAGATCCCAGAGCACTCGGCTCTCAAGCAG ATAGTCCAGCCAGGGACGCCTTATTTCTATGTGGAGCTCGATAATGGGGAGAAGCTCTTCCACCGTATTAGGAAGAGCTTTCCCCTCCAGTTTGGAAG gGAGGTCCTCGCCAGCGAAGCCATCCTGGCCATGCCTGGGCGGGCAGACTGGAGGAGCTGCCAGGCGGGGCAGGAGGAAGAAGCCACGGCAGCCCAAGACttccgccaggcctttgagcCCTTTGACCTCGCCCAGGAAGATTAA
- the CWF19L1 gene encoding CWF19-like protein 1 isoform X3, producing MAPGGALRVLVCGDVEGRLGSLYSRVQAAQSKSGPFDLLLCVGNFFGSAQDPEWQEYQAGAKKAPIQTYVLGANNSETAQCFPDASGCELAENITYLGRKGVFSGASGLQIAYLSGTESTGGEPTPAHCFSTKDVTDLKTSLLSASKFKGVDILLTSSWPKGVEIFGNSPGDIDTKKCGSGLVSLLAASLKPRYHFAALQKVYYERLPYRNHTVLQEAAQHVSRFIALAGVGNSDKRKVQRVPGTLLSPLMRIVKVITVSLMETSQLFVFLLTLFAVRFLQYLYAFSILPMSSMEPAELVKQPQDVTENPYRRPGGSKSCAHLLLDEKEEPAPQFFFDLSSKPKGRKRRPEGGEGQQPKRAPGKPPLPTAACWFCLASPEVEKHLVVSIGTHCYLALAKGGLTPDHVLILPIGHCQSMVDLASEVVEEVEQYKSALKRFFMARGKRFVAFERNYRSQHLQLQVVPVPLNCCTTEDLKEAFIVQAEEQRIELLEIPEHSALKQIVQPGTPYFYVELDNGEKLFHRIRKSFPLQFGREVLASEAILAMPGRADWRSCQAGQEEEATAAQDFRQAFEPFDLAQED from the exons GGAGGCGCCCTGAGAGT gCTGGTCTGCGGGGACGTGGAGGGTCGCCTGGGCTCCCTGTACAGCCGCGTCCAGGCGGCGCAGAGCAAGAGCGGCCCCTTCGAC CTCCTCTTGTGCGTGGGGAACTTCTTCGGCTCGGCCCAAGACCCAGAATGGCAGGAATACCAGGCAGGAGCCAAGAAAG CTCCTATACAGACATACGTCTTGGGTGCCAACAACAGTGAAACAGCACAATGTTTTCCAGATGCCAGCGGATGCGAACTAGCGGAGAACATCACTTACCTTG GACGTAAAGGGGTCTTCAGCGGAGCCTCTGGGCTGCAGATTGCCTACCTCAGTGGGACTGAGTCCACAGGGGGGGAACCAACTCCAGCCCACTGCTTCAGCACCAAGGATGTGACTGATCTCAAAACCTCCCTGCTGTCTGCCTCTAAGTTCAAAGGTGTAGACATCTTGTTGACATCTTCTTGGCCTAAAGGAGTAGAAATCTTTGGAAATAGCCCT GGTGACATAGACACTAAGAAATGTGGCTCCGGCCTGGTGTCTTTACTAGCTGCGAGTCTGAAACCACGGTACCATTTTGCTGCCCTGCAAAAGGTCTATTACGAAAGGCTTCCCTACAG GAACCACACGGTTCTCCAGGAGGCAGCCCAGCATGTCAGCAGGTTCATCGCCTTGGCCGGGGTCGGCAATTCCGACAAGAGGAAGGTACAGAGAGTTCCAGGGACCCTCCTGTCTCCTCTGATGAGAATTGTCAAAGTAATCACCGTTTCACTGATGGAAACAAGTCAGTTGTTTGTGTTTCTCCTGACTCTCTTTGCTGTTCGCTTTCTCCAGTATCTCTACGCCTTCAGCATCCTCCCAATGAGCTCCATGGAGCCTGCAGAGCTGGTCAAGCAGCCGCAAGATGTGACGGAGAACCCCTATCGAAGGCCTGGGGGCAGCAAGAGCTGTGCCCACCTGCTGCTGGATGAAAAG GAGGAGCCGGCTCCCCAGTTCTTCTTTGACTTAAGCAGCAAGCCAAAAGGAAGGAAGCGCAGaccagaaggtggggaggggcagCAGCCCAAGCGTGCCCCCGGCAAGCCCC CCCTGCCAACGGCCGCCTGCTGGTTTTGCCTCGCCAGCCCAGAAGTCGAGAAGCATTTGGTGGTGAGCATCGGCACGCAC TGCTACCTGGCCCTGGCCAAAGGGGGCTTGACTCCAGACCACGTCCTCATCTTGCCCATTGGGCACTGTCAGTCGATGGTGGACCTGGCATCAGAGGTGGTGGAAGAAGTAGAGCAGTACAAGTCCGCCCTGAAAAGGTTCTTCATGGCCAGAGGGAAGAGATTCGTGGCCTTTGAGAGGAACTACCGCAGTCAGCACCTCCAGCTCCAG GTGGTTCCTGTTCCCCTGAACTGCTGCACCACGGAAGACCTCAAGGAGGCCTTCATCGTCCAGGCAGAAGAGCAGCGGATCGAGTTGCTGGAGATCCCAGAGCACTCGGCTCTCAAGCAG ATAGTCCAGCCAGGGACGCCTTATTTCTATGTGGAGCTCGATAATGGGGAGAAGCTCTTCCACCGTATTAGGAAGAGCTTTCCCCTCCAGTTTGGAAG gGAGGTCCTCGCCAGCGAAGCCATCCTGGCCATGCCTGGGCGGGCAGACTGGAGGAGCTGCCAGGCGGGGCAGGAGGAAGAAGCCACGGCAGCCCAAGACttccgccaggcctttgagcCCTTTGACCTCGCCCAGGAAGATTAA
- the CWF19L1 gene encoding CWF19-like protein 1 isoform X1 — translation MAPGGALRVLVCGDVEGRLGSLYSRVQAAQSKSGPFDLLLCVGNFFGSAQDPEWQEYQAGAKKAPIQTYVLGANNSETAQCFPDASGCELAENITYLGRKGVFSGASGLQIAYLSGTESTGGEPTPAHCFSTKDVTDLKTSLLSASKFKGVDILLTSSWPKGVEIFGNSPGDIDTKKCGSGLVSLLAASLKPRYHFAALQKVYYERLPYRNHTVLQEAAQHVSRFIALAGVGNSDKRKYLYAFSILPMSSMEPAELVKQPQDVTENPYRRPGGSKSCAHLLLDEKEEPAPQFFFDLSSKPKGRKRRPEGGEGQQPKRAPGKPPLPTAACWFCLASPEVEKHLVVSIGTHCYLALAKGGLTPDHVLILPIGHCQSMVDLASEVVEEVEQYKSALKRFFMARGKRFVAFERNYRSQHLQLQVVPVPLNCCTTEDLKEAFIVQAEEQRIELLEIPEHSALKQIVQPGTPYFYVELDNGEKLFHRIRKSFPLQFGREVLASEAILAMPGRADWRSCQAGQEEEATAAQDFRQAFEPFDLAQED, via the exons GGAGGCGCCCTGAGAGT gCTGGTCTGCGGGGACGTGGAGGGTCGCCTGGGCTCCCTGTACAGCCGCGTCCAGGCGGCGCAGAGCAAGAGCGGCCCCTTCGAC CTCCTCTTGTGCGTGGGGAACTTCTTCGGCTCGGCCCAAGACCCAGAATGGCAGGAATACCAGGCAGGAGCCAAGAAAG CTCCTATACAGACATACGTCTTGGGTGCCAACAACAGTGAAACAGCACAATGTTTTCCAGATGCCAGCGGATGCGAACTAGCGGAGAACATCACTTACCTTG GACGTAAAGGGGTCTTCAGCGGAGCCTCTGGGCTGCAGATTGCCTACCTCAGTGGGACTGAGTCCACAGGGGGGGAACCAACTCCAGCCCACTGCTTCAGCACCAAGGATGTGACTGATCTCAAAACCTCCCTGCTGTCTGCCTCTAAGTTCAAAGGTGTAGACATCTTGTTGACATCTTCTTGGCCTAAAGGAGTAGAAATCTTTGGAAATAGCCCT GGTGACATAGACACTAAGAAATGTGGCTCCGGCCTGGTGTCTTTACTAGCTGCGAGTCTGAAACCACGGTACCATTTTGCTGCCCTGCAAAAGGTCTATTACGAAAGGCTTCCCTACAG GAACCACACGGTTCTCCAGGAGGCAGCCCAGCATGTCAGCAGGTTCATCGCCTTGGCCGGGGTCGGCAATTCCGACAAGAGGAAG TATCTCTACGCCTTCAGCATCCTCCCAATGAGCTCCATGGAGCCTGCAGAGCTGGTCAAGCAGCCGCAAGATGTGACGGAGAACCCCTATCGAAGGCCTGGGGGCAGCAAGAGCTGTGCCCACCTGCTGCTGGATGAAAAG GAGGAGCCGGCTCCCCAGTTCTTCTTTGACTTAAGCAGCAAGCCAAAAGGAAGGAAGCGCAGaccagaaggtggggaggggcagCAGCCCAAGCGTGCCCCCGGCAAGCCCC CCCTGCCAACGGCCGCCTGCTGGTTTTGCCTCGCCAGCCCAGAAGTCGAGAAGCATTTGGTGGTGAGCATCGGCACGCAC TGCTACCTGGCCCTGGCCAAAGGGGGCTTGACTCCAGACCACGTCCTCATCTTGCCCATTGGGCACTGTCAGTCGATGGTGGACCTGGCATCAGAGGTGGTGGAAGAAGTAGAGCAGTACAAGTCCGCCCTGAAAAGGTTCTTCATGGCCAGAGGGAAGAGATTCGTGGCCTTTGAGAGGAACTACCGCAGTCAGCACCTCCAGCTCCAG GTGGTTCCTGTTCCCCTGAACTGCTGCACCACGGAAGACCTCAAGGAGGCCTTCATCGTCCAGGCAGAAGAGCAGCGGATCGAGTTGCTGGAGATCCCAGAGCACTCGGCTCTCAAGCAG ATAGTCCAGCCAGGGACGCCTTATTTCTATGTGGAGCTCGATAATGGGGAGAAGCTCTTCCACCGTATTAGGAAGAGCTTTCCCCTCCAGTTTGGAAG gGAGGTCCTCGCCAGCGAAGCCATCCTGGCCATGCCTGGGCGGGCAGACTGGAGGAGCTGCCAGGCGGGGCAGGAGGAAGAAGCCACGGCAGCCCAAGACttccgccaggcctttgagcCCTTTGACCTCGCCCAGGAAGATTAA